The proteins below come from a single Psychrobacter sp. PL19 genomic window:
- a CDS encoding M20 aminoacylase family protein has product MLINETLLGEVKQWRKQIHSQPELGFKEFKTVAFIVDKLQSFGIEVHQGLGGTGVVGTLKNGSGPTIGIRADIDALPIKEQNDIDYKSTHENCMHACGHDGHTSVLLGTAKHLSQHKNFSGTIHFIFQPAEEVLGGAKAMIDDGLFDKFPMDAVYGLHNWPGLPVGEIAVNNGPMMASFDTFEITLTGKGTHAAMPHLGADPIAAGAALITNIQSIISRRISPLKSGVISVTQMNSGDTTNVIPDYAILKGTVRSFDMDVRQSMQDMLTEMVTTLPPLYGVTGEMDYHIRYPVTTNDSRAYLEIKEAATKVLGADKVKTNVEPSMASEDFSFMNQVVKGAYFWLGVDGSSPSKPLHNASYDFNDDAIETGIKVWVSLVESQLPKISA; this is encoded by the coding sequence ATGTTAATTAACGAAACCCTACTAGGTGAAGTAAAGCAGTGGCGTAAGCAGATTCATAGTCAACCAGAGCTTGGCTTTAAAGAGTTCAAGACCGTAGCATTTATTGTCGACAAGTTACAGTCCTTTGGGATTGAGGTGCATCAAGGACTGGGCGGTACTGGGGTTGTCGGTACTCTAAAGAACGGTTCAGGCCCCACTATTGGCATACGAGCTGATATTGATGCTCTACCAATAAAAGAGCAAAACGATATTGATTATAAGTCCACTCATGAAAATTGTATGCATGCCTGTGGTCATGATGGTCATACTTCAGTTCTGCTTGGTACGGCAAAGCATCTAAGCCAACACAAAAATTTTAGCGGAACGATTCATTTTATATTTCAACCTGCCGAAGAGGTTTTAGGCGGTGCAAAAGCAATGATTGATGACGGGTTGTTTGATAAGTTTCCTATGGACGCCGTCTACGGGTTACACAACTGGCCAGGCCTACCTGTGGGAGAGATTGCGGTCAATAATGGACCTATGATGGCGTCTTTTGATACTTTTGAGATTACTTTGACTGGTAAAGGTACTCATGCAGCCATGCCACATTTAGGGGCTGATCCTATAGCGGCAGGAGCAGCATTAATCACTAATATTCAATCTATTATCTCTCGTCGAATATCTCCACTAAAATCAGGTGTCATTAGCGTAACGCAGATGAATAGTGGGGATACTACTAATGTTATTCCTGATTACGCCATCTTAAAAGGAACCGTTCGTAGCTTTGATATGGACGTACGCCAGTCCATGCAGGACATGCTCACAGAAATGGTCACAACTTTACCGCCTTTATACGGTGTCACAGGCGAGATGGATTACCATATTCGCTATCCAGTAACTACTAATGACAGTCGAGCCTATCTTGAAATCAAAGAAGCTGCTACTAAAGTACTGGGGGCTGATAAGGTAAAGACTAATGTAGAGCCATCAATGGCTTCTGAAGATTTCTCATTTATGAATCAAGTCGTTAAAGGCGCTTATTTTTGGTTAGGTGTTGATGGTAGCAGTCCTTCCAAGCCATTACACAATGCTTCTTATGATTTTAATGATGATGCTATTGAGACAGGTATAAAAGTATGGGTTTCTTTAGTTGAGTCTCAACTACCAAAAATTTCTGCATAA
- a CDS encoding aldehyde dehydrogenase family protein, producing MSFVVEGNGEQEVEILLNELLGTSEFGSFIDGELVAGNGDNIDLINPATGQVFLTYCDAGKCIVATAADAAIKAQKVWWSMTASARGQLMWKCGMKIREAAESLARLECISAGKPIRDCRVEVAKVADMFEYYAGWCDKIMGQVIPVPTSHLNYTRHEPYGVVTQITPWNAPVFTGGWQIAPAICAGNAVLLKPSELTPLSSTVLAKILEQAGIPRGLVNVINGLGHTTGTAAIANPATKKVVFVGSPQTGALIASASAQRVIPCVLELGGKSANIIFPDADLDRAVVGAQAAVFSAAGQSCVSGSRLLVHRDVYQEVVERVASAASKLPVGLPWDEGTMVGPINNQKQFNHVHSLVSDGIAEGAVVAAGGKSGEIRGGENGYFYQPTVLANVKNDMRVAQEEIFGPVVSVILFNDEEEAVALANDSRFGLAGAVWTADVGRAHRMAAQVNAGTFWINSYKAINVMSPFGGFGESGYGRSSGYQGLLEYTQTKSVWVETAKDSAIQFGYSIQ from the coding sequence ATGAGTTTTGTAGTAGAAGGAAATGGTGAGCAGGAAGTTGAAATATTGCTTAATGAACTGCTGGGTACTTCAGAGTTTGGCAGCTTTATTGATGGAGAGTTGGTTGCAGGTAATGGAGATAATATCGATCTGATTAACCCAGCAACCGGTCAGGTCTTTTTAACCTATTGTGATGCGGGGAAATGTATTGTTGCAACAGCAGCAGATGCTGCTATAAAAGCTCAAAAAGTATGGTGGTCAATGACTGCCAGTGCAAGAGGTCAGTTAATGTGGAAGTGCGGTATGAAAATACGCGAAGCCGCAGAGTCTCTGGCACGCCTAGAATGTATCTCTGCAGGTAAGCCTATTCGTGATTGCCGGGTTGAAGTGGCAAAAGTCGCAGATATGTTTGAATACTATGCGGGTTGGTGTGACAAAATTATGGGACAAGTTATTCCCGTACCAACAAGTCACTTGAACTACACTCGTCATGAGCCTTATGGTGTGGTGACTCAAATCACACCCTGGAACGCACCTGTATTTACAGGAGGCTGGCAGATCGCTCCTGCCATCTGCGCAGGAAATGCCGTCTTACTGAAGCCATCTGAATTAACCCCATTAAGTTCAACAGTACTCGCTAAAATTCTTGAGCAAGCAGGTATCCCGCGTGGTTTGGTGAATGTAATTAATGGACTGGGGCACACGACAGGCACTGCCGCAATTGCTAATCCTGCAACTAAAAAAGTGGTTTTTGTCGGTTCACCACAGACCGGTGCTCTCATTGCTTCGGCATCTGCGCAACGTGTAATCCCTTGCGTGTTGGAGCTGGGTGGAAAGTCAGCCAATATAATTTTTCCAGATGCTGACCTTGATCGTGCGGTAGTGGGCGCGCAAGCTGCGGTATTTTCTGCTGCTGGACAGAGCTGTGTATCGGGTTCTCGGTTACTGGTTCATCGCGATGTGTATCAAGAAGTAGTGGAACGTGTTGCCTCGGCAGCCAGTAAGTTGCCTGTGGGTTTGCCATGGGATGAAGGCACGATGGTGGGGCCAATTAATAACCAGAAACAGTTTAATCATGTGCACTCGTTAGTTTCTGACGGCATTGCTGAAGGTGCTGTTGTTGCCGCAGGCGGAAAGTCAGGTGAAATTCGTGGCGGTGAAAATGGTTATTTTTATCAGCCAACCGTTTTGGCCAATGTAAAAAATGATATGCGAGTAGCACAGGAAGAAATTTTTGGACCTGTTGTTTCTGTCATTTTATTCAATGATGAAGAAGAAGCTGTAGCGTTAGCGAACGACAGTCGCTTTGGTTTAGCGGGTGCCGTTTGGACTGCTGATGTAGGCCGTGCTCATCGAATGGCCGCTCAAGTAAATGCGGGAACATTCTGGATAAATAGCTATAAGGCAATCAATGTCATGTCGCCGTTTGGTGGCTTTGGTGAGAGCGGCTATGGCCGATCTAGTGGCTACCAAGGCTTACTCGAATATACACAGACTAAAAGTGTATGGGTCGAAACAGCAAAAGATTCTGCTATTCAATTTGGTTATTCAATCCAATAG
- a CDS encoding NAD(P)-dependent oxidoreductase, with protein sequence MSHNKSNRKYQNKEVGMTTKTIGIVGLGRMGNGMAQSLLRNGFKVFGTDIGEAQRQAAREIGVNVVADIKALCAESSVIILSLPMAKHVQAVVKGKGGIIDCAQPKTLIIDTSTSEPDVTRALSIELDQLGHQLLDCPVSGGPAGAEAGTMVMVVGGESSSLERAQLYLDALSSKVVYMGKSGNGHAAKLINNLLCAAHLVTTAEAVALGTKAGLDPADLIAGLNAGSGRSAISEVNFPRWILNKGFDSGFTMQLMRKDVRLAKNMIGEMGLELPLAKQVAEIWSQSEENIPDQDDFNCIIKNAGLGE encoded by the coding sequence ATTAGCCATAATAAAAGTAATAGAAAGTACCAAAACAAGGAGGTAGGCATGACTACAAAAACTATAGGTATCGTCGGGCTAGGCCGTATGGGTAACGGTATGGCTCAGTCTTTGCTTCGCAATGGTTTTAAAGTGTTTGGCACGGACATAGGGGAAGCGCAACGCCAAGCTGCCAGGGAAATCGGTGTAAATGTTGTTGCAGATATTAAAGCTCTGTGTGCTGAATCTAGCGTCATCATTCTATCTTTACCAATGGCAAAGCATGTACAAGCAGTTGTTAAAGGCAAAGGTGGCATTATTGACTGTGCTCAGCCTAAAACCCTGATTATTGATACTTCTACCTCAGAACCAGATGTGACGCGCGCACTCTCAATAGAGCTGGATCAGTTAGGCCATCAGTTATTAGATTGCCCTGTCAGTGGCGGTCCGGCGGGTGCTGAAGCCGGTACTATGGTGATGGTTGTTGGAGGTGAAAGTAGTTCCCTTGAACGTGCGCAGCTATATCTGGACGCTTTGAGCTCAAAAGTGGTCTACATGGGAAAGTCTGGCAATGGGCATGCGGCTAAACTGATTAATAATCTACTATGTGCCGCACATTTAGTGACCACTGCCGAAGCAGTAGCTTTGGGCACCAAGGCAGGACTCGATCCTGCAGACCTTATTGCCGGTTTGAACGCCGGTTCAGGTCGTAGTGCAATCAGTGAAGTTAATTTCCCTCGCTGGATTCTCAATAAAGGTTTTGATTCCGGTTTCACTATGCAGCTGATGCGTAAAGACGTTCGTCTGGCAAAAAATATGATTGGTGAGATGGGATTAGAGTTACCTTTGGCTAAACAGGTAGCCGAAATTTGGTCGCAGAGCGAAGAAAACATACCTGATCAGGATGATTTTAACTGCATCATTAAAAATGCCGGCTTGGGAGAATAG
- a CDS encoding Y-family DNA polymerase: protein MRLLIVVARSSEARLLGIKMGVPYFQVKDFCMKHNVTVFSSNYTLYADISQRVMTTLETLCPTVEVYSIDEAFLYLADYPVAMQDLNAYGTKLKMLVEMHTGIAVGVGMGNTKTMAKLANHAAKKHPATKGVCVLQDLRWIRRIMQITDVGEVWGVGRRYKVRLNEMGIHTVYQLAVCAPAKIRQHFGVVLERTCLELNGQCCIGIETVEPKKQIVSSRSFSTRITCPDELSESVCSHVSKAASKLRKQGSVCSYLSVFAKSSSFSTTESYASISGQSQFVTPTADTRVMIAAAQQILTQIFQKDIRYAKAGVMLFDICQHHEVQPDLFAEDSSEDAGKSSSHCTNRSAEVIAIMDKLNKKYGQNSNQQAAVFIASEGIKDKQKWHMNRNMLSQCYTTNIKQLPKVD, encoded by the coding sequence ATGCGCTTGTTGATTGTAGTAGCACGTTCCAGTGAAGCTAGGCTACTTGGTATTAAGATGGGCGTGCCCTACTTTCAGGTCAAAGACTTCTGCATGAAACACAACGTCACTGTATTCAGCTCAAACTACACCCTTTATGCTGATATCTCACAGCGCGTCATGACAACGTTAGAGACACTGTGTCCCACTGTTGAAGTCTACTCAATCGATGAGGCCTTTTTATATCTAGCTGACTATCCTGTCGCCATGCAAGACCTAAACGCTTACGGCACTAAGCTTAAAATGCTCGTAGAGATGCACACAGGTATTGCAGTCGGGGTTGGTATGGGTAACACTAAGACTATGGCTAAGCTTGCCAATCACGCTGCTAAGAAGCACCCAGCTACTAAAGGCGTTTGTGTCCTACAAGATCTTAGATGGATACGTCGCATCATGCAAATCACGGATGTGGGTGAGGTATGGGGTGTGGGTCGTCGATACAAGGTTAGACTCAATGAGATGGGCATTCATACCGTTTATCAGTTGGCCGTATGCGCACCTGCCAAGATAAGACAGCACTTTGGTGTTGTACTAGAGCGCACTTGCCTAGAGCTGAATGGTCAGTGCTGTATCGGTATCGAAACCGTAGAGCCTAAAAAGCAGATTGTCTCTTCACGTTCATTCTCTACCCGCATTACTTGCCCTGATGAGCTAAGCGAGTCTGTTTGTAGTCATGTGTCAAAAGCGGCTAGCAAACTACGCAAGCAAGGGAGCGTCTGTAGTTACCTTAGCGTCTTCGCTAAGAGTAGCTCGTTCAGTACCACAGAGAGCTATGCTTCAATCTCCGGTCAATCTCAGTTTGTAACACCTACAGCTGATACTAGAGTGATGATCGCTGCAGCTCAGCAAATACTGACTCAGATATTTCAAAAAGACATACGCTACGCTAAAGCAGGTGTCATGCTCTTTGATATCTGCCAGCACCATGAGGTGCAGCCTGACTTATTTGCAGAGGATAGTAGTGAGGATGCAGGTAAAAGCAGTAGTCACTGTACCAATAGAAGCGCAGAAGTAATCGCTATCATGGATAAGCTTAATAAGAAGTACGGCCAAAACAGCAATCAACAAGCAGCGGTGTTTATTGCCAGCGAAGGCATCAAGGACAAGCAGAAATGGCATATGAACCGCAATATGCTATCACAATGCTATACCACTAATATCAAACAACTCCCTAAGGTGGACTAA
- the umuD gene encoding translesion error-prone DNA polymerase V autoproteolytic subunit, with translation MSVKIIGRLTDEGETILLSLYSDKVRAGFPSPATDYVQNRIDLNTLLIHSPTTTYLVEVEGDSMIDIGIYPNDILIVDRSISARNKDIVIALVDDGFTAKQLILGEHIILRAHNINYSESTILILSLKVRLSCLVWWAVVLGGLSVKSKLSMTDIFKAQRYE, from the coding sequence ATGAGCGTTAAGATAATAGGCAGGCTTACCGATGAAGGTGAGACGATATTACTATCCCTTTATAGTGATAAAGTTAGAGCAGGCTTCCCAAGTCCAGCAACCGACTATGTGCAAAACCGTATCGATCTAAATACCTTGCTCATTCATAGCCCGACGACGACTTACTTAGTGGAAGTTGAAGGGGACAGCATGATCGATATTGGCATTTACCCTAATGATATTTTAATTGTGGATCGATCGATAAGTGCTAGGAACAAAGATATCGTCATTGCGCTGGTTGATGATGGCTTTACGGCAAAGCAGCTGATACTAGGGGAGCACATTATCTTGCGTGCTCACAACATCAACTATTCTGAATCAACTATTCTGATATTATCGTTAAAGGTTCGCTTGAGCTGTTTGGTGTGGTGGGCAGTAGTATTAGGCGGTTTAAGCGTTAAGAGTAAGCTATCAATGACTGATATTTTTAAGGCACAAAGGTATGAATAA